The Synechocystis sp. PCC 6714 genome includes the window CCCACGGGAATCTCCCCCACATTACCCGCCTCCTCCGCTAAGGCGATCGCCATTTGCATCCAATCTTCGTGGGTGGCGAAGGATTTATCCATCAGCTCTGTTTAAACTTTTTTGCAAAAATGTTAGTATAGTCGTTTCTAGTAAGACTGAGGCAGTCAAATTTGTCGAAAAGCTTGTCAATAAAGACTTAAGCAGTCTCGAAATTATTTGAAATGACAATAAAATCAGGCAAAGCTAATTAATTTTATTGCTTGGCTGATAATAACATTACGATCTACTTTTTCTGCCAAATAAGTTGCATTGTAAATTCCGCCAAAGGCTTCTAGGGAAGCATTATCCAAAGCTCGATCATAGGCTTCAGCTAAAATTTCTTGTAAATCCATTTGACTAACATAATAACCCCCTGCTTTCCTGCGTTTATTAATACGTTCAATGGCATTAATGGCATTACGAATAGAAACTTCCCAAGAATTAGTGCTCCTTGCTTCTGCCT containing:
- a CDS encoding DUF29 family protein, whose product is MEELLELKRLVQFGETAAALALIDELETMSKEDKINKIYSYCIVLLVHLIKQQAEARSTNSWEVSIRNAINAIERINKRRKAGGYYVSQMDLQEILAEAYDRALDNASLEAFGGIYNATYLAEKVDRNVIISQAIKLISFA